CAAGAAAAAAAATAAGGGGCAGAGCGAGAACAGACAAAAAAAAGACGTCTCCTTCAAAACCCGTCCATTACGCTTTAATCTCAACGAGCGTGATCTTGAACTTCAACGTCTTCCCCGCCAAAGGATGATTCAAATCCACCGTGACCTCATCCGCCCCGACATCCTTAATCACCGCAGGAATCTGCTGGCCAGAAGGCGCCTGGACTGCAAACATCATCCCCTCCTTGACCTCCTGATCCCCAAACGCCTTCCTCGGCACTTTCTGAATCAGCTGCGGATTCGTATCACCATACGCGTCCTGAGAAGCAATCGTCACCTCTTTGACTTGGCCGACATCCATGCCAACCAAGGCATCATCAAAACCCTTAATAACCTTCCCCGCGCCGACTTCAATCTCCAACGGCTCCTTGCCCTCAGACGAGTCAAACACGGCACCATCCTCAAACGTGCCAACGTAATGCACCTTCACCACATCTCCTTTCTTCACAGAAGCCATACTCCTTACCCTCCGAAACCAAGAGAACGGAAAAGCCTAAAAAGAACATCCCGAAACAACTGGTTCCAATACTTCAACACGAAACAAGAGCC
The sequence above is drawn from the Candidatus Woesearchaeota archaeon genome and encodes:
- a CDS encoding peptidylprolyl isomerase, which encodes MASVKKGDVVKVHYVGTFEDGAVFDSSEGKEPLEIEVGAGKVIKGFDDALVGMDVGQVKEVTIASQDAYGDTNPQLIQKVPRKAFGDQEVKEGMMFAVQAPSGQQIPAVIKDVGADEVTVDLNHPLAGKTLKFKITLVEIKA